Genomic segment of Anguilla rostrata isolate EN2019 chromosome 13, ASM1855537v3, whole genome shotgun sequence:
ACTGAGCTGAAAACCCCGCAGGCCTGTAGAAGTGGCCAGTGACACGTGCAGACTGACAGGCGAAATGACACCTGAACACCTGAACAGACCTAACCACTGAAACTGCAGACAGACACCCGGGCAACTGCATCTCAAATAAACCGAAACCAAACATGGAAATGAACGCACTCGCATTCTCGATGgccgcagccaatcacaggaccGGCTGGTACGAACACCGGCGTGCGCAGGGGCCCCCCTGTCCGTGCCTGGGGAACCGCCTGCCTACCCGCTCACaccacaggaagcaggaagtgttCGGTCAAGGTCACGTGAGCTCACCAGCCGGTAGGAGATCCAGCGCACTTCCGAAACCTTGTCGGAGCAGAGCGTGAGCGCGATCTGCCGCAGGTAGTCGTACACGTCGTAGTGGGAGTACAGCTCAATGATCAGGATCAGCTGCCTACAGacgcagagggagagagagtgatcaCACCAGAACTGCTGCGGCTGTGCTGTGCGCCTGTGCTgaggctgtgtggctgtgctgaggctgtgctgtgcgcctgtgctgaggctgtgtgcctgtgctcaggctgtgtggctgtgctgaggCTGTGCGCCTGTGCtcaggctgtgtggctgtgctgaggctgtgcgcctgtgctgaggctgtgtggctgtgctcaggctgtgtggctgtgctgaggctgtgtggctgtgctgagcGTGAGGCAGATCACACTAGTACTGCTTCTGTCTCAGCTGCACAGGCTCAGCTTAAACACCCGACTGCATCACTGGCCGATGTATCCCACTGACTTACACTAAAGGTCAAGcccaaacaattaaacaaatattaaataaatatataaatataaaccatGTGCATGTTTATAATATGAGCAGTAtgttgttttcacattttacttCGTAGCTTATTTAAAACAAGAATTCAGAGTGAAACTATCAATCATTGATAGATTATCCATATGTGCATTAATAAGCATTtgtacacacaaacagtttaaacagttcagaaaaaaagttcagataaaataatgatataaaactgaataaaaacaaacagtgaataAAACTGTAATGCAGGTAAAATAATTACCTAATTACCCAAGTTTAAAAACCAGAACTTTAAACTGGATTTAAGAGTTAGAGGCCTTAATAAAACTGAGAACATTCCATGAAATGCGAACCAGAGTTGTCTggtgcgctttttttttttttttttttttttaagttgtgaCCTGGACAGTGAGGAGGTCTTTGTTGAGGATCTAAGGGAGTGTGGTGGGATGTATTCTttcatgttaaataaaaataataagaaaatgtttcactttCACCAAAGATGCGTAAGCCGGTTCTCACACAGAGTTCCCTCGTACCATGCAGCGAACATTAGCACGTTATCACGTTAGCAGTCAGCCGCCGGTAATGGGGAGGCGCGCGCCTGATTACCCACGGGCCCGGTAAAGAGCTTACTCTGCCAGCTCGTATCGGAACCTCCAGTTTCGGCTGTTGTCCGTCACCATGAACTCCTGCAGCTGGTAGAGGTACTCCCTCCGCTTCTCCGCGTGAAGCAGCTGGGGGGGAAACGGGGGCAAAACAAGTCTTAATACGCAAAAGGGTAGAGGGCaacacatggggggggggcaaaacgGGTCTTAATACACAAAGACGAGACAGGCAACACACAGGGTGAAATTACATAATAACAACTAATAACTTAACCCAAGGTCACTTCACAGAGAAAGTCATTATATTATAGGgaatctctccttctctttttgggttttttatttttattgcacatttcaCAGTCATGTGTTCGGAAACCCCGCTCACCCCACCATCCCCGAGCAGACCGGGGCGGGTCTCACCTTCAGGAAGTCGTACAGGTGCTTGAGGACCCCGATGCGCACCTCGTCCAGGTCCTTCAGGAAGCCGTTGAAGATGGGCACCAGGTCGGCCGCCGTGAGCTGGTCCCCCAGGATCACCGCCAGCTCGTGGATGGAGAACGCCAACGTGCGACGCACCTTCCACTGAGGGCGGGAGAGCACCGGACACATCAAAAACCGAAATACCGGCGACACACGGTTTGAAAAAACTTTCTCTTCAATGTCTAAAGTTCTGATGGACATTCATGAAAAGGCCTTGAGGCTCAAGGTAAACCCAGAAGCCTCACGCGCTTGCagtttgggggttcaggcccgGAGTTCGGCCCTGTCCAGCCCTTCTGTCACTCTGGATTTGGGACAGTTCTCTGTGCCGTAGACACTCGCTCACCTGAACGTCGGTGTTTAGTGTCTCACCTGAACGTCGGTGTTTAGTGTCTCACCTGAACGTCGGTGTTTAGTGTCTCACCTGAACGTCAGTGGTAAGCGTCTCACCTGAACGTCGGTGGCGAGCGTCTCGTAGGGGTCTCACCTGAACGTCGGTGTTTTGTGTCTCACCTGAACGTCGGTGTTTAGTGTCTCACCTGAACGTCGGTGTTTAGTGTCTCACCTGAACGTCGGTGGCGAGCGTCTCGTAGGTGTCCTTGAGGCAGTGCCAGTTCTGTCTCCCCAGGGTGAGGGCCACGCCCGGCAGGCTGAAGGCGCAGTGCTTGGTGATCTCCGTGTCCACCGTCTGGGCCCGGGCCGGGTCCGTCATGGACAGGTACTGATCCAGCAGCTGCTGCGGGATCACGttctggaggggggaggggggcagggtcaCCAAAAATTCCACTCCCATCACAGCCGTTCATCACGGCTACATCCGGGTCCTTTCATCAAACGAGAGGAGCGTCGAGAACTCCAGCGCAAACCCGAGGAGGCGCAGAGGGCTGTCTGGGTGCCGAAGGGCTACAGCGTTTCAGCAGTTTTCACGCCAAACTTCAAATCTGAAAACTCAAACTCTCAACTCAAAACTCAGGTCCAAAATGGAGCCTGATTTCCTGAGCCCCCACCAACCGGCCCATCTGAGATGATGCGTACATAAATCTGAATGTCGAACAAAATTTCCTTCCGTTTTGTCTTCTCTAACAATGAACCAGGGCATTTAGTTTCATTACAAAATGGCTTGGCTGAATGcttcattctgattggctgggaggagcgcattatttttccatatacACCCGCCTAAGAAGTAGTGCCGGCTAAAGTCTAATCACCATTCTGGATAAATGCACATGAACGGTCCGACTCACAACTACGGTACAAACAGGATAATCCATTTATCCCACTGTATGTGCGGTTCTTCACCTCCACGTCCTGGACtaaactttatatttttatattcgaTAACGAGTGACGGTGAATCTCGCATGAAGTTAGCCTGCCATCTAACCAGGCTGAGAGCAGGACTAGAAAGATGTGTTTGCTGCAGAGTGGCAGAGGGTTTGGGATATTTGCTGGAATGCTTAACGTTTCCACTGCTACAAAATCACGTATTTTGAAACGCATGTCCTGATTAAAAGTATTCTTTTTGCAGATAAGCGAAAGCATACAAGTCGGCTCGGCCTTGGGTATTTTACTACCCGCGAGTCGAGCATTTAAACTGCGTAAATGCCCAGCCTCAGTCATTACCACTTGGTGCATCACGTCAGCATTGGAGTACAGTGTTTTTGAAAGGATACCAAGAGGAGCCTTAGCGGTGGAGGTAGCATTGGCTAACTGACCTGGACCTTGGACCTCTCCTCCTCGTACAGCTGCCCGGGTCCGAAGTCCGTCCCTCCCTCCAAACTCTCGATCAGCTCGGCCGTCTCCTGTGGGAGGGTCCAGGGTTGAGCCAAGACCGAACCGGCCCGGGTTCACTTACCGTGTGACAAAACAGGAACGCCATCCCACACAGTTTGGGGATATTACACCCGAAAACCATGACTGAGCATGCTCTACTTTACCCTCAAAAACTCACACAAACCCCTGTCATGTGACTTAAACCGGTCAAGCCAATAGCAGGTATGTAATAACCAGTTAAACGTGCGTGACTAGGGTAACACCGAGAGCAGGAAGAGTTCCGTGAGTATGccaacccccccacgcccaccccaccgccccggGCACTCACCACACGGGTCTGCTCTGTGTCCTCGGGGGCAGGGGGCGAGTCAGGCGGGGTCAGGGGCGACCCGGAAGGTTCCGTGTCTGTCGGGGGCTGGCCGTcggcggggaggggcggaggaTCTTCGGGGGCGGGTGTGGGGGGCGGCGACGGTTCGGGGGAGGGCCTCTCCCCAGCAGCCTCCTCCTGCTCGCCCTCTTCCGATTGGCTCTCCAGCTGGGCCGCCTTCAGGGCTGCCGACAGCACCTGtacctgggctggggggggtgggaggtgaggggggggcacagggttacacacacattcactgcaCCAAATAGCACAGACCAATCAAACACCtaattacagcactgcaaaggGAGTCATTTAATACAGGCCTTCAAAAtgttaggacggagtgtagcacagtgggtaaggaactgggcttgtaaccgaaaggtcgcaggttcgattcccgggtaaggacactgccgtcgtacccttgagcaaggtacttaacctgcattgcttcagtatatatccagctgtataaatggatacaatgtagatgctatgtaaaagttgtgtaagtcgctctggataagagcgtctgctaaatgcctgtaatgtaatgtaatgtttcccTATTAACTCAATAATTATAAGGAATTATAATAATACGAATACATGCACGGTGCAAAATTAGACCAATTTCTATTcaaaattggggggaaaaaatctactTATTTTGGTAATATGTTTTGGCCAATTCATTAACTGAACTTCAATTAATTTCttaaactgaaactgaatcAACACCAGTCCTAACCAATATTTAAAACCACACGTGACGTCACAGTCCAAGCCCACAGAGGtggaaatccaggttcagaaagtaaaagtcctccccagtattctGCTCTAATCACCatgatttgctaattagcacaattcttcagccatgAGGCAGAGCTCATTAGTGAActaatcagctggctgagttcttAAGTGGAAGAGACACATGACCACACTtattttctgacccctggactttccacctgtGCAAGTCCAAAGTTATAATTGTGGCCGACGCAGTAAGCACATATACAAgtcattacattaaaattaatgtgGTCAAAATTAAGTGGGGGGGTCACAGCTTTCAGTGTGGAAGGGCATCATATCACAACAGTAAGCCCTAACCCTAGAGAAGCAGGGAGAGGGACATGAAGACTCAACCCTAAACCCCTCACCTTGAACGTCTGGGTCGTCCAGGTGGGGCTGCAGGCAGTCTAGAACCTTCTGGATCTGTGAGCTGGTAGCAGGGCCTTGGGAATCCAGCCTGGTGACctgctcctcctcgtcctcctcctcctgttgtCCCTCCTCCggttcctcctgctcctgctcgtGATTCTGCGCCCgttcctcctccagctcctcctcctgctcgtgctcctgttcctgctccggcgcttgctcctcctcctccggcgcatgctcctcctcctcctgcttgtgctcctgctcctcctcgtGCTCGTGCTCCTCCACGGTCCGCAGGAGCTCCAGGTCCTGGCTGATATCGGGCAGCAGGGGCCTCCAGAAGTAGAAGGAGTTGTACGTGTCATCGCCCACCTGCGCCTCCCCCGGACCGAGGGAGGCGCAGACCCCTGGCCCCTGCCCTTGGCCTGCGCCTCCTTTGGTCTCCACGGCGCAGTCAGCGGGGCCTCGAGCGGCCAGCAGGCCCGAGCCGAAGCCTGGGACTGGAGTAGAGCTGCGGTCCGTCTCCAGAGGTGCGTGGGCTGGCCTCTCCCCCGGGCAGCCCCCGGCCGACTCTCTGCAATCGGGGGGTTCACACCTGAGAGCGCCACGGACAAGCAGGTAAGAACAGTTCACCTGACCAaccattcagcccatctgcACTCATTCAACAGACCACAGCCGGCCGGCTTTCAGCCAGTGTTCACACAAGGCTAAACCTTTCAATGGCATACcaagaaaaacaatacatacacacataaacaaaaattctgaaaaatgctaactttaattcatttttttcctcaaaaaataCTTCTGACCAACTAAACTCAAATATCCTTCCTGAGCGGAAAAGTGTGGGAATGTcaactgaacattttgtttaaattcacACGCCTTACAGCATTGCTTATTCTTACACCTTGGGTAAATAACGGTAAAAAAGATTTAGATTTTACTTAACTGACCACACGGTTTTGGAATCAACCAGCAGCGCAGTCAGTTACAGTAAGCTTCATGTTACAAGAAAGACAAATTGCAGTTGACTGCATTAAACAGAACTCAATACCGCTATGTTTCAACAATGCTACACTAAAACATCCACAGCTACAGAGTCATGTCATTTCTGCTTCTCAAGCAACGCACGGCTTGGCTGAGCCTTGAACTCAGAGACCGAACACCGGTCAGTAAAGAGGGCTTCGGTAAGTACGGGCAACCTGCGGACAGCGCGGAGCCGTTCCGCCCCGcaggacgagggggggggagggggggcggggcgctcGTACTTTTCGGGCGGCGGCTTGGCGATCTCGCGGAGCGTGGCGTCCTCTCTGAAGTGCAGGCCGGTGCTGGACGGGGAGGCGAAGGTGGAAATGAAGCGCCCCAGGGACTGGAAGGCGGCCTGCCTCACCTACGgaccgggagggaggaggacaggCCCGTCAGCGCACGCCCCCTCCTGGCAAGAGCTGGCAGTGCGGCTTCACTGCGCTCTGAGAGAGCTTATCTCAGCGAGGAGACAGTCATTCAGCAGCTTTCAGTACAccaacactgtgtgtgtgtgtgtgtgtgtgtgtgtgtgtgtgaacgtgtgtgcgtgtccttCTGAGCACATTTCCAAGGAGGGTTATTCACGTCCGGCCAAGTTTTGAATAAAAGGAAGAACTTAGAATAAGCACAAGAGATCTCTGTAAAAACGCATGCCAAGTACATACTGTGCATCTCCACATATCTGCTCATAAACCAGTGGACTGACAACATTTTCAGCTCGTCACATAACAAAGGAAGTGACAGGACTGAGCAGCATACTTTCTACAGAAGAGCAGCGACACCTTTCAGGCATTCCTGAGTCTGTGTGGAGGTCACAGCCTGAGTCATGCTGCTCAGCTCAAGGGCGGGACTGAGTCCCACTTTACTGACCAATCACGAGGCAGAGATGttaacatcagcctgcccagggacaacagatggaaattagcgatctagctaaatctggcacatttacatcacataatagtgatgttgattaatgtgtattgtccctgtcaaataaataaatgttcaggcAGAGTCTAAAGCACACCAATCAAAAGCTTCGGCACTCACAGACAGCCATTAGCAGGAGGGAATGTTCAGCATGCTAGCGGCCCTCGGACGTCTAGGGCCTGAGTaatggaggaagagaaagggaaggcgtgggggtctgggggcggggctcggtcTTACCCAGCGGGACTGGTCGCTGATGAGGCTGATGAAGAGGGGGGACAGCTTGGTCCGCCGGACCTCGGGGGACGTGGAGTTGGACACGACCATGAAGCACTCCGCGCAGGCCTTGCGAATGCCCCACAGGCTGTCCGAGCACAGGTCAAAGAACTTCGCCATCTGGGGACggaaccgagagagagagagagaggccgctTAATTCGGGCTCTCGAACCCGATTCTCTACAGAACCGCACGGCTGGACTAGCACTTAACCCAAACTCTCTGACCAGGCCAACACCTCTGCAGAACCAAACAGCCGGATGCTGTCTACAGTGCAGTTCAGAGCCATAAAACCCTCCAACATGCCCCCCAACCAACCACACATCAAAAGGGTCAAAGGTGAAGAATGTGAACAATGTCTAAACTGGCACATCCTTGGCGTGCCCGCCACTGCTATGGGCGAGAGTGTCATGTGATCTCCGAAACCCCGTACCACTATGGCAACGGTTCCCATGAGGCTGATACCTACCGGATCAAATTGCAACGTACATTTCAGTGCCGTGTTAAAATACAATGCTTGCGCTGTATATTACTGGAAATATACACAGCCATGATGCCCTTACCAGCAGCTTCTCTGTGGCCTCCTGGCCCACGATGGAACAGAACTCCCCAAAATTGGCAGCACACACCTGAGAAGAGAACGCAGCCAGAGAATGAGTCAAGATTCagacacacattcccacacactaCATCCCACAGCACCTCCCCATCCCCACCTCCTTCTGCACCTCCTCAtccccacctccctctgcacctcccCATCTTCACCCTCTGCACCTCCCAATCCCCACCCACCACATCCCACAGCAGCTCCACAtccccacctccctctgcacctccccatccccaccctCTGTACCTCCCCATCCTCACCTCCCAATCCCCACCCACCACATCCCACAGCAGCTCCACATCCCCACACTCTGCAGCACCAAATCCGCACCCCGCACACCCCACAGCACCTCCCCATCCCCACCTCCCAATCCCACCCCACACATCCCACAGcacctccccatccccatccccatcccacctccctctgcacctccccaccccctccttctgCACCTCCCCATCCTCACCCTCTGCACCTCCCAATCCCCACCCACTACATCCCACAGCACCTCCCCATCCCCACCTCCCTCGGCacctccccatccccaccctCTGCACCAAATGCAGGTGCCTTTTGGATTTCTCAGTAACCTGCAGGAATTTTACTGGCGTGCGAAGGGTTAATGCCTTTAGAATACGCATTTCACTCAGACCTGGTGCTTTGGGGTTAAATGTGCAAATGCGTTTGTTTTCCCACATTAATATGCAGAGGTTTCCCAAAGCTTTCCAAAGGGTGGACAGAAAACATGGCAGACCCCCCCTCTCAATTAGATCTGCCCCCTCTATTGATTCCTTCTAGTCCAGGCTCAAAACATAGGCTACTTTTATTCTTCAGCGTTTGGATCTTCCTGATGTGGTTTGATTTGTGCCTATGCCTATGATTTGTAGATTTGTGCCTATGCCCTGTGTGTATTGATGCTTAtgtgggtgtttttgttttt
This window contains:
- the ppp4r1l gene encoding serine/threonine-protein phosphatase 4 regulatory subunit 1, with the protein product MAGLSLYFEDGHDDLDDFGFDDYGSECDGIRITAFLDAGQDNLTPLGRLEKYAFSENVFNRQIVARGLLDVLREFSDSENDFVAVMETVARMSEDGEPTVRAELMEQVPNIAMFLHESRPNFPAAFSRYLVPIVVRYLTDPNNQVRKTSQAALLVLLEQGLISKNDMEGKVCPVLLDLTEPSSDDDYKIEAVAIMCKLVTVLSRDTVEHLLLRRFCELCGDARLFQVRKVCAANFGEFCSIVGQEATEKLLMAKFFDLCSDSLWGIRKACAECFMVVSNSTSPEVRRTKLSPLFISLISDQSRWVRQAAFQSLGRFISTFASPSSTGLHFREDATLREIAKPPPEKCEPPDCRESAGGCPGERPAHAPLETDRSSTPVPGFGSGLLAARGPADCAVETKGGAGQGQGPGVCASLGPGEAQVGDDTYNSFYFWRPLLPDISQDLELLRTVEEHEHEEEQEHKQEEEEHAPEEEEQAPEQEQEHEQEEELEEERAQNHEQEQEEPEEGQQEEEDEEEQVTRLDSQGPATSSQIQKVLDCLQPHLDDPDVQAQVQVLSAALKAAQLESQSEEGEQEEAAGERPSPEPSPPPTPAPEDPPPLPADGQPPTDTEPSGSPLTPPDSPPAPEDTEQTRVETAELIESLEGGTDFGPGQLYEEERSKVQNVIPQQLLDQYLSMTDPARAQTVDTEITKHCAFSLPGVALTLGRQNWHCLKDTYETLATDVQWKVRRTLAFSIHELAVILGDQLTAADLVPIFNGFLKDLDEVRIGVLKHLYDFLKLLHAEKRREYLYQLQEFMVTDNSRNWRFRYELAEQLILIIELYSHYDVYDYLRQIALTLCSDKVSEVRWISYRLVVEILRKMYSSGAQDLGLNFINELIVRFCHCPKWVGRQAFAFICQAIAEEDCMPMEQFAQHLLPSLLSLSSDPVANVRVLVAKALRQSVVEKEYFRDPGSAYSDELEETVLTLQADKDRDVRFFASADPTRSVMDTAALI